Proteins from one Microbacterium faecale genomic window:
- a CDS encoding vWA domain-containing protein yields the protein MTFLPVLPLWLLVPIAFAALVFAIWSLVRAESGERLTWGIRIGLVIACGLLALRPGIPSGSANAVVTDLDVLIVVDSTTSITAEDWGESSPRLEGVRADVEHIVDAYPGARFSLITFDNHATQRLPLTTDVNAVFSSLDVLRPPTTSYARGSDIAEAAPLVAEVAERAADRDPDRPRIVFYFGDGEQTAEGEPGSFADAAGSIDGGAVYGYGTADGGRMRVVDGFDGVTEYLTYEGSDALSMIDEDNLRAVAEELGVPYEHRAAASAPTVPDPPPAATRAAEAESLGARTELSWAVALAVGALALIDLGRAVRLLRRTANVPRTGGAS from the coding sequence ATGACGTTCCTTCCCGTCCTCCCGCTCTGGCTGCTTGTGCCGATCGCGTTCGCGGCCCTCGTCTTCGCCATCTGGTCGCTCGTGCGCGCGGAGTCCGGCGAGCGCCTGACGTGGGGGATCCGCATCGGCCTGGTCATCGCGTGCGGGCTGCTCGCGCTGCGCCCCGGTATCCCGTCCGGGTCGGCGAACGCCGTTGTCACCGACCTCGACGTGCTGATCGTCGTCGACAGCACCACGAGCATCACGGCGGAGGACTGGGGAGAGTCTTCGCCACGCCTCGAGGGCGTGCGCGCCGACGTCGAGCACATCGTCGACGCATACCCCGGCGCGCGTTTCTCTCTCATCACGTTCGACAACCACGCCACGCAGCGCCTCCCCCTGACGACGGACGTCAACGCGGTGTTCTCCTCCCTTGACGTGCTGCGTCCGCCCACCACCTCGTATGCGCGCGGATCCGACATCGCCGAAGCCGCCCCGCTCGTCGCCGAGGTCGCGGAGCGCGCGGCGGACCGCGATCCGGACCGCCCCCGCATCGTGTTCTACTTCGGCGACGGCGAGCAGACGGCCGAAGGCGAGCCCGGATCCTTCGCTGACGCGGCCGGTTCGATCGACGGCGGCGCGGTGTACGGCTACGGCACGGCCGACGGCGGTCGGATGCGCGTCGTCGACGGTTTCGACGGGGTGACGGAGTACCTCACGTATGAGGGCTCCGACGCCCTCTCGATGATCGACGAAGACAATCTGCGCGCCGTGGCGGAGGAGCTGGGCGTGCCGTACGAGCACCGCGCCGCGGCGAGCGCGCCGACCGTGCCGGATCCGCCGCCCGCGGCCACCCGGGCAGCCGAGGCCGAGTCGCTCGGCGCGCGGACCGAGCTGTCCTGGGCGGTCGCGCTCGCCGTCGGCGCCCTCGCGCTGATCGACCTCGGCCGGGCGGTGCGGCTGCTGCGACGCACGGCGAACGTGCCGCGGACGGGAGGCGCGTCGTGA
- a CDS encoding glutamine amidotransferase — protein sequence MAKVLLAGESWVSATVDHKGFDPFPHTQVEIGCAELLEALDGAGHEVTHMLSHDVAEKFPLTLEELDAYDVVLLSDVGANTLLLPPSVFTHGRPTPNRLKLLREWVQRGGGLMMAGGYLSFQGFQAKANYAGTPLEDVLPVTISRYDDRVETPEGVTGALTDVEHDVTRGLDADWPILLGYQRLEARDDATVLATVEGDPLVAVREVGDGRTLAFASDVSPHWAPTEFMEWSGYATLFGNAVSWLARS from the coding sequence ATGGCGAAGGTACTGCTTGCGGGCGAGTCCTGGGTGAGCGCGACGGTCGACCACAAGGGATTCGACCCGTTCCCCCATACCCAGGTCGAGATCGGGTGTGCCGAGCTCCTCGAGGCCCTCGACGGGGCGGGGCACGAGGTCACGCACATGCTCTCCCACGACGTGGCCGAGAAGTTTCCCCTCACCCTCGAGGAGCTCGACGCGTACGACGTGGTGCTGCTCTCGGATGTCGGCGCGAACACCCTGCTGCTCCCGCCGTCCGTGTTCACGCACGGGCGCCCGACGCCGAACCGCCTCAAGCTCCTGCGCGAGTGGGTGCAGCGCGGCGGTGGCCTGATGATGGCCGGCGGCTACCTGAGCTTCCAGGGGTTCCAGGCGAAGGCCAACTACGCGGGCACGCCCCTCGAGGACGTCCTGCCCGTGACCATCTCTCGGTACGACGACCGCGTCGAGACCCCGGAGGGCGTCACGGGCGCTCTCACCGACGTCGAACACGACGTCACGCGCGGGCTCGACGCCGATTGGCCGATCCTGCTCGGATATCAGCGCCTCGAGGCGCGAGACGACGCGACGGTCCTCGCGACCGTCGAGGGCGACCCGCTGGTCGCCGTCCGCGAGGTCGGCGATGGCCGGACGCTGGCGTTCGCCTCGGACGTATCGCCGCACTGGGCGCCGACGGAGTTCATGGAGTGGTCGGGATACGCGACGCTCTTCGGCAACGCGGTGAGCTGGCTCGCCCGCTCCTGA
- a CDS encoding S41 family peptidase, protein MASAYLRYPHVHGDYVTFTAADDIWLAPVTGGRAWRLTSDGAPVRQPRFSPDGAHIAFVSHRDGQPEGMVASIATGAVRRLTYWGSTMLQVFGWRDENTVLVGSSAGESEMRHTVVKAVALDGAAERLDLGMASGVARHPDGRDALVTPGSRPPAWWKRYRGGTAPRLWIRSQGGDWARLLADDTASIVDPMWIGDRFCFVSDRAARFPDTADEQANVWIWDQPGTGAPTQLTFQTAAEGYVRDATTDGQRIVWHSRGQLRILDALDAEPRTIEIDVPGVTPEPVALDPNENLTQVAPDAGADGSVAIWRGKPFWLTHRSGPARALPGADSGVRTREPVVLGTTGRVAYVTDVEGEDGIQVAAVDGSDAPLPVLTGQLGRVLHLAADPKGERLAAISHDGAVRLIDVEAATARDVARSTQGEALSPRFSPDGRYLVWSQPTDGEGELHALWIVEAASDDAPVKLTDGRFHDHDPDFTRDGKHLVFLSNRTFDPAYNGQAFDLSFTGVTRPWLLPLSATEPAPFGPSSDGWRLSTPKKPTKRVPSSADLDVEGAEQRIVPFPVVSDDYRDLSATAGGVVWIAEGGDVGTLGSRRAGVPGEKQPNRLVRWSFDDREGWTVVEGIDSFDVSGDGERIVVRKDDDVSIVRATRKADGGDDPVQVDLARLRFQLDPVAEWHQMFDENARLMRDHFWREDMDGIDWDRVTARWREVVSRVRTHDDLVDLMWEHVGELNTSHAYVMPASPLGDPSRAIGFLGADLSPAAEGWRIDRILPGESSDPGARSPLRAAGVGAQEGDLVTEIDGAPVDPAYGPGASLIGAADKPVELTLRRDGEDRRVVVVPLADENALRYQDWVHSRRDYVAAKSGGRLGYVHVPDMGAPGWAQLHRDLRTASTAEGVVADVRYNRGGHTSQLVIERLAARVVAWTKARQFDDLVPDPDRARRGPVVFVANEFSGSDGDIVNARAQALGLGPVVGARTWGGVVGIDGRFDLVDGTRVTQPRYGYWLEGKGWGVENHGVDPDIEVIHDPSALFSDADPQLDRAIAEALAHLEEVPAATAPELAPPKGR, encoded by the coding sequence ATGGCATCCGCTTACCTTCGGTATCCGCACGTTCACGGCGACTACGTCACCTTCACCGCGGCAGATGACATCTGGTTGGCCCCGGTGACGGGCGGCCGCGCGTGGCGGCTCACGAGCGATGGCGCCCCCGTGCGGCAGCCGCGATTCTCTCCTGATGGCGCGCACATCGCCTTCGTCTCTCACCGAGACGGCCAGCCCGAGGGGATGGTCGCGAGCATCGCGACGGGCGCGGTGCGCCGCCTCACCTACTGGGGCAGCACGATGCTGCAGGTCTTCGGCTGGCGCGACGAGAACACGGTGCTGGTCGGGTCGAGCGCCGGAGAATCCGAGATGCGACACACGGTCGTGAAGGCCGTCGCCCTCGATGGCGCCGCCGAGCGCCTCGATCTCGGGATGGCGTCGGGCGTCGCGCGACACCCGGACGGGCGCGACGCGCTCGTCACACCCGGCAGCCGCCCGCCGGCATGGTGGAAGCGCTATCGAGGCGGCACCGCCCCGCGACTGTGGATCCGCTCGCAGGGCGGCGACTGGGCCCGCCTGCTCGCGGACGACACGGCCTCGATCGTCGACCCGATGTGGATCGGCGACCGCTTCTGCTTCGTGTCCGACCGCGCCGCGCGCTTCCCCGACACGGCTGACGAGCAGGCGAACGTGTGGATCTGGGACCAGCCCGGAACCGGCGCGCCCACCCAGCTCACCTTCCAGACCGCGGCCGAGGGCTACGTGCGCGACGCCACGACCGACGGCCAGCGGATCGTGTGGCACAGTCGCGGCCAGCTGCGGATCCTTGACGCGCTCGACGCCGAGCCACGCACGATCGAGATCGACGTGCCCGGCGTCACCCCCGAGCCCGTCGCGCTGGACCCGAACGAGAACCTCACGCAGGTTGCCCCCGACGCGGGCGCCGACGGCAGCGTGGCGATCTGGCGGGGCAAGCCGTTCTGGCTCACGCACCGGTCGGGTCCGGCGCGCGCCCTGCCCGGCGCCGATTCGGGCGTGCGCACGCGCGAGCCCGTCGTCCTCGGCACGACCGGCCGCGTGGCCTACGTGACCGACGTGGAGGGCGAGGATGGGATCCAGGTGGCCGCAGTCGACGGATCCGACGCGCCGCTGCCGGTCCTCACGGGCCAGCTCGGGCGAGTTCTGCACCTCGCGGCGGATCCGAAGGGCGAGCGCCTCGCGGCGATCTCGCACGACGGTGCGGTTCGCCTGATCGACGTCGAGGCCGCGACCGCGCGCGATGTCGCGCGGAGCACGCAGGGCGAGGCCCTCTCGCCGCGATTCTCGCCGGACGGCCGTTACCTCGTCTGGTCGCAGCCGACAGACGGCGAGGGCGAACTCCACGCGCTGTGGATCGTCGAGGCGGCGTCCGACGACGCCCCCGTGAAGCTCACCGACGGGCGCTTCCACGACCACGACCCCGACTTCACGCGTGACGGCAAGCACCTCGTGTTCCTGTCGAATCGCACCTTCGACCCCGCCTACAACGGGCAGGCGTTCGACCTGTCGTTCACGGGGGTCACCCGGCCGTGGCTCCTGCCGCTGTCGGCGACGGAGCCCGCGCCGTTCGGCCCGTCGTCGGACGGCTGGCGACTGTCCACGCCCAAGAAGCCGACCAAGCGCGTTCCCTCCTCGGCGGACCTCGACGTCGAGGGCGCGGAGCAGCGCATCGTTCCCTTTCCCGTCGTCTCGGATGACTACCGCGACCTGTCGGCGACCGCCGGTGGGGTCGTATGGATCGCGGAGGGCGGCGACGTCGGCACCCTCGGCTCGCGTCGGGCAGGTGTGCCGGGCGAGAAGCAGCCGAATCGTCTCGTGCGCTGGTCGTTCGACGACCGCGAGGGCTGGACGGTCGTCGAGGGCATCGACTCGTTCGACGTGTCCGGCGACGGAGAGCGCATCGTCGTGCGCAAGGACGACGACGTCTCGATCGTGCGCGCGACGCGGAAGGCCGACGGGGGAGACGACCCCGTGCAGGTCGACCTCGCACGCCTGCGCTTCCAGCTGGATCCCGTTGCCGAGTGGCACCAGATGTTCGACGAGAACGCCCGCCTGATGCGCGACCACTTCTGGCGCGAGGACATGGACGGCATCGACTGGGACCGGGTCACCGCCCGCTGGCGCGAAGTCGTCTCCCGCGTGCGCACGCACGACGACCTCGTCGACCTCATGTGGGAGCACGTCGGCGAGCTCAACACGTCGCACGCGTACGTGATGCCCGCCTCGCCGCTCGGCGATCCGTCGCGCGCGATCGGGTTCCTGGGCGCCGACCTGTCTCCCGCCGCAGAAGGGTGGCGCATCGATCGGATCCTGCCGGGCGAGTCGAGCGACCCCGGGGCGCGTTCGCCGCTGCGCGCGGCCGGAGTCGGCGCGCAGGAGGGCGACCTCGTCACGGAGATCGACGGGGCGCCCGTGGATCCGGCGTACGGGCCCGGCGCGTCGCTCATCGGCGCCGCCGACAAGCCCGTGGAACTCACGCTGCGTCGCGATGGCGAGGACCGACGGGTCGTCGTCGTGCCACTCGCGGATGAGAACGCGCTGCGCTACCAGGACTGGGTGCACTCGCGCCGCGACTACGTCGCCGCGAAGTCGGGCGGCCGGCTGGGCTACGTGCACGTTCCGGACATGGGGGCGCCCGGCTGGGCGCAGTTGCACCGCGACCTGCGCACCGCGAGCACCGCCGAGGGAGTGGTCGCGGACGTGCGGTACAACCGCGGCGGTCACACGAGCCAGCTCGTGATCGAACGCCTCGCCGCGCGCGTGGTGGCGTGGACGAAGGCGCGCCAGTTCGATGATCTCGTCCCGGATCCGGATCGCGCTCGCCGCGGGCCCGTCGTGTTCGTCGCGAACGAGTTCTCGGGATCCGACGGCGATATCGTCAACGCCCGCGCGCAGGCGCTCGGGCTCGGGCCCGTCGTCGGAGCGCGCACGTGGGGAGGCGTCGTCGGCATCGACGGCCGCTTCGACCTCGTCGACGGCACGCGCGTCACGCAGCCGCGCTACGGCTACTGGCTCGAGGGCAAGGGCTGGGGCGTGGAGAATCACGGCGTCGACCCCGACATCGAGGTGATCCACGATCCGTCGGCGCTGTTCTCCGACGCGGATCCGCAGCTCGATCGCGCGATCGCGGAGGCCCTGGCACACCTCGAGGAGGTGCCCGCCGCGACCGCTCCGGAGCTCGCCCCGCCCAAGGGTCGCTGA
- a CDS encoding alpha-amylase family protein has translation MTGARLPWWERATRWAQLTLVDDDTRPDSGYSTREWIDYIRDIRADAACLSAGGYLAFYPTEVADHRRSTHLGASDPFGDLVRGCRELDMVVMARVDPHAIHDEVFQKHPEWVARDAAGDPVPHWSAPGVWLTCPFGPWNQFISDVNREILTSYDVDAIFANRWAGSVRCFCAWCRDGFREATGLGIPESSDVPARGGRLPADERAYREWREISLLEIAQRWDREAREIRPEARFVPNSGGGVLSELDMSSLAAQVETLFADKQARSGLSPSWTAGRHGKEFLAVMGNKPVGGIVSVGIEERARWKDSVQTAEEIRMWIASATANGLRPWFTKFGGVLVDRRWLPVIESMYHWHADNERYLRNTAPIADVGLVYSQRTASIYSRDEAIERVEAPISGWYQSLTEARVPFRMIHDRRLDADGLEGLRALILPNIAVLDDQQVEQLGDFVASGGALVATAETSLYREDGSRREDFALGDLFGARVTGDLREGVMNSYLQLHHDRDDGVRPILRGLSSTRRIINAEVLVPTAPRPDTDALAPVTLVDSFPDLPMEEVFIRDRTEGSPQVYLSEHGRGRVAYLPAALDRAFHSVLARDHFLLMTGVVEWARARERDVVVNGAGVIEVTGWHQRDSMTVFLVNHTNPMYLKGPFHELLPSPPQDVRIRIPQGSRVEMVRCLRASATPDYEIIDDQILMTVEGITDFEVIAVDLVATAGNARA, from the coding sequence ATGACAGGCGCGCGGCTGCCATGGTGGGAACGCGCGACACGTTGGGCGCAGCTCACACTTGTCGACGATGACACTCGACCCGATAGCGGGTACTCGACACGAGAGTGGATTGACTATATTCGGGATATCAGGGCTGATGCGGCGTGCTTGTCCGCCGGTGGATATCTGGCCTTTTACCCGACCGAGGTAGCCGATCACCGGCGAAGCACGCATCTCGGCGCGAGCGACCCGTTCGGAGATCTTGTTCGCGGGTGTCGAGAGCTCGACATGGTCGTCATGGCGCGCGTCGATCCGCACGCCATCCACGACGAGGTGTTTCAGAAGCATCCGGAGTGGGTCGCACGTGATGCGGCCGGGGATCCGGTGCCGCATTGGTCTGCGCCCGGCGTGTGGCTCACGTGCCCATTCGGGCCTTGGAATCAGTTCATCTCCGACGTCAATCGCGAGATCTTGACCTCATATGATGTCGACGCGATCTTCGCAAACCGTTGGGCGGGGAGCGTGCGATGTTTCTGTGCCTGGTGCCGCGACGGCTTTCGTGAGGCGACGGGCCTGGGTATTCCCGAGTCTTCCGATGTGCCCGCTCGCGGCGGCCGACTCCCTGCGGACGAGCGGGCGTATCGTGAATGGCGCGAGATCTCCCTTCTGGAGATCGCGCAGCGCTGGGATCGAGAAGCCCGCGAGATCCGACCGGAAGCGCGATTTGTACCGAACTCAGGCGGTGGCGTTCTCAGCGAACTCGACATGAGCAGTCTTGCCGCGCAGGTCGAGACTCTCTTCGCTGACAAGCAGGCACGAAGCGGTCTGAGCCCGTCATGGACGGCGGGACGACACGGTAAAGAGTTTCTCGCTGTTATGGGGAACAAGCCTGTCGGCGGAATCGTCAGTGTGGGCATCGAAGAGCGCGCGCGGTGGAAGGACTCCGTGCAGACTGCAGAAGAGATCCGAATGTGGATCGCGTCTGCGACCGCGAACGGCCTCCGGCCATGGTTCACGAAGTTCGGTGGGGTGCTTGTCGACCGACGGTGGCTTCCCGTGATTGAGTCGATGTACCACTGGCACGCGGACAACGAACGATACCTGCGCAACACCGCGCCGATTGCCGATGTGGGCCTGGTCTATTCGCAGAGAACAGCCAGCATCTACTCGCGGGATGAGGCGATTGAGCGTGTGGAGGCTCCGATTTCGGGGTGGTATCAGTCACTCACCGAAGCTCGTGTTCCATTCCGGATGATTCACGATCGACGGTTGGATGCTGACGGTCTCGAAGGCCTTCGTGCTCTCATCCTGCCGAACATCGCGGTACTGGACGACCAACAGGTGGAACAGCTGGGGGACTTCGTGGCATCCGGCGGCGCGCTCGTCGCCACAGCGGAGACATCGCTTTATCGCGAGGACGGCAGCCGCCGAGAGGACTTCGCCCTTGGCGATCTGTTCGGCGCCCGCGTCACCGGTGACCTCCGTGAGGGCGTCATGAACTCCTATCTACAGTTGCATCACGATCGGGATGACGGAGTCCGCCCGATTCTGCGTGGTCTCAGCTCGACCCGTCGGATCATCAACGCCGAGGTTCTCGTGCCGACTGCTCCCCGTCCAGATACCGATGCGCTCGCGCCCGTGACGCTGGTGGACAGCTTTCCTGATCTGCCCATGGAAGAGGTATTCATCCGCGACCGAACGGAAGGGTCGCCGCAGGTCTATCTGAGCGAGCACGGACGTGGTCGCGTCGCGTATCTTCCCGCGGCGCTCGACAGGGCTTTCCACAGCGTGTTGGCGCGCGATCACTTTCTGCTGATGACGGGCGTTGTGGAGTGGGCGCGTGCGCGTGAGCGTGACGTCGTTGTCAACGGTGCGGGCGTCATCGAAGTCACTGGATGGCATCAACGTGATTCAATGACCGTGTTCCTCGTGAATCACACGAACCCGATGTACTTGAAGGGGCCGTTTCACGAACTCCTGCCCAGCCCACCCCAGGATGTGCGCATTCGGATCCCGCAGGGCTCGCGGGTCGAGATGGTCCGATGCCTGCGCGCGTCTGCGACACCTGATTACGAGATCATCGACGATCAGATTCTGATGACCGTCGAGGGGATCACCGATTTCGAAGTCATCGCTGTTGACCTTGTCGCGACCGCGGGCAACGCGCGAGCGTGA
- a CDS encoding hydroxypyruvate isomerase family protein — protein sequence MQISANTSMLFGDLPIPERFNAAARAGFANVESWWPWPDANPSDAEIDRFVTALRDSGVSLRALNFWAGDMAAGDRGVMDDVEQLSDFRENIAIVIGIARRTGCRTFNALYGKGRSGASETQRREVAVANYREAARAAASVGGTVVIEPLKYPDNGHYPVLTLDDADDLRSEIGEPNVELLVDTFHLSANGVDVPAAIAAHANHVGHVQIADFPGRGRPGTGDIDFVAIGTALRGIAYEGYVGAEFVAEGSIPTPGELAAALETAR from the coding sequence ATGCAGATATCAGCGAATACGTCGATGCTTTTCGGCGATCTCCCCATACCGGAACGATTCAATGCGGCAGCGCGCGCGGGTTTCGCGAACGTTGAATCTTGGTGGCCGTGGCCTGATGCGAACCCCAGTGACGCGGAGATCGACCGATTCGTTACCGCCTTGAGGGACTCCGGGGTCTCGCTTCGTGCCCTCAACTTCTGGGCGGGAGACATGGCAGCGGGCGACCGTGGCGTCATGGACGATGTAGAGCAGTTGTCGGATTTTCGGGAGAATATCGCCATCGTGATCGGCATTGCGCGGCGGACAGGCTGCCGCACCTTCAACGCACTCTATGGGAAGGGCCGGTCTGGAGCATCGGAGACCCAGCGCAGGGAAGTCGCCGTCGCCAACTACCGTGAAGCAGCGCGAGCCGCCGCAAGCGTCGGAGGAACCGTGGTGATCGAGCCCCTCAAGTACCCTGACAACGGCCACTATCCCGTACTCACGCTCGATGACGCGGATGATCTGCGCTCTGAGATCGGTGAACCCAATGTCGAGCTGCTCGTGGATACATTTCACCTCTCGGCGAACGGAGTGGACGTGCCGGCTGCAATCGCCGCTCATGCGAATCACGTCGGTCACGTGCAGATCGCTGACTTTCCTGGTCGTGGGAGGCCGGGAACAGGCGATATCGACTTCGTCGCGATTGGGACCGCTCTTCGTGGGATCGCCTACGAGGGCTATGTGGGAGCGGAGTTCGTCGCCGAGGGGTCGATTCCGACACCCGGGGAGCTGGCAGCGGCATTGGAGACGGCCCGATGA
- a CDS encoding sugar ABC transporter substrate-binding protein, whose protein sequence is MTRSKLSRPVTFLGIAALTIGVSGCAASEATDTAGVTISVVDSITSEPGSTDLAAMLDACGEPEGITIAREQVPSSEVVQKVLQRASSQTLPDLLQLDNPDVVQFADIDALHPLADFGIDLEAYNEGMLGASTLDGDVYGLAPSINTLVLFYNKDLLAEAGVDVPATWDELRDAAAALTTADRYGFSMSATASYEGTWQFLPYIWSNGGDEKDITSPETVEALEFVVDLMKDGSMSQSVVGWGQGDVLDQFTAGEVPLVEGGIWTFKTLNAVEDLNWGVSTFPTPDGGNLATPLGGKVWTLPVTGDPEKAAAAAKILECLNSDENQTANAESNGAIPSNVSVAAEFAKQNELDYIETSVEAVKHVRARTRELGVDWPATATAIHTALQSALTGQQTAEEALNSAASTIR, encoded by the coding sequence ATGACACGCAGCAAGCTATCTCGACCCGTCACGTTCCTCGGCATCGCCGCACTGACCATCGGTGTCAGCGGCTGTGCGGCATCGGAAGCGACCGATACCGCCGGCGTAACCATCAGCGTGGTGGACTCCATCACGAGCGAACCGGGAAGTACAGACCTCGCGGCAATGCTCGATGCATGCGGCGAACCCGAAGGCATCACCATTGCCCGAGAACAAGTGCCATCTTCGGAAGTCGTTCAGAAGGTCCTACAGCGCGCGTCGTCACAGACGCTCCCCGACCTCTTGCAACTCGATAACCCCGACGTCGTGCAGTTTGCCGACATCGACGCCCTACACCCTCTCGCTGACTTCGGCATTGATCTCGAGGCATACAACGAGGGAATGCTCGGAGCCTCGACGCTGGACGGGGACGTCTACGGTTTGGCGCCCAGCATCAACACTCTCGTGCTCTTCTACAACAAGGATCTCCTCGCCGAAGCGGGCGTTGATGTTCCGGCTACATGGGATGAGCTTCGCGACGCCGCGGCCGCTCTCACCACGGCGGACAGGTATGGCTTCTCGATGTCTGCAACGGCAAGCTATGAGGGAACTTGGCAATTCCTCCCCTACATCTGGTCGAATGGCGGCGACGAGAAGGACATCACAAGCCCAGAGACCGTGGAGGCGCTCGAATTCGTAGTTGACCTCATGAAGGACGGATCGATGTCCCAAAGCGTCGTCGGCTGGGGTCAAGGCGATGTGCTTGACCAGTTCACCGCTGGTGAAGTTCCCTTGGTCGAGGGTGGAATTTGGACCTTCAAAACGCTGAACGCTGTGGAGGACCTCAACTGGGGTGTGTCGACATTCCCCACGCCCGACGGCGGTAATCTCGCCACCCCACTGGGCGGAAAAGTCTGGACTCTGCCTGTCACCGGCGACCCTGAGAAGGCAGCGGCCGCGGCGAAGATTCTCGAATGCCTGAACTCCGACGAGAACCAGACGGCGAACGCAGAATCTAACGGTGCGATTCCGTCGAACGTCTCCGTTGCGGCGGAATTCGCCAAGCAAAATGAGTTGGATTACATCGAAACGTCCGTTGAAGCGGTTAAGCATGTTCGCGCCCGCACCCGCGAACTCGGCGTCGATTGGCCTGCGACAGCGACCGCCATCCACACGGCACTCCAATCCGCTCTTACAGGGCAGCAGACCGCTGAGGAAGCTCTCAACTCTGCCGCCAGCACGATCCGCTGA
- a CDS encoding carbohydrate ABC transporter permease produces the protein MSDPSVISLRRRAIVRDRSVKWAFLLPAMIFVAIFFGYPIVQNAAMSFQEYTTRTFFTGEAPFIGLQNYIDAFTAPVFPRALMNTFLFTVGSIALQFCIGLGLALFFNRRFPLSIILRSLLLLPWLLPLLVSSTVWRGILDTDSGIFNAALESLGLSAIPWLTNPDVALLAVILVNVWIGIPFNVVILYSGLQDIPTELYEAASLDGSSRAQTFWWITLPMLRPVVMVVLLLGVIYTVKVLDIVLALTGGGPANATQTLALQAYEASFVNFNFGLGAAFGNVLIVISLIFAAVYLRLNRKAMNS, from the coding sequence ATGAGCGATCCTTCCGTCATTTCACTACGCCGGCGCGCGATCGTGCGCGACAGGTCAGTGAAATGGGCCTTCCTCCTGCCCGCAATGATTTTCGTCGCGATCTTCTTCGGGTATCCGATCGTGCAGAACGCGGCCATGAGCTTCCAGGAGTACACGACGCGAACCTTCTTTACGGGTGAAGCGCCCTTCATCGGCCTTCAGAACTATATCGACGCCTTCACCGCCCCCGTATTTCCTCGGGCTCTGATGAATACCTTCCTATTCACCGTCGGCAGCATCGCCCTGCAGTTCTGCATCGGATTGGGGCTGGCGCTGTTCTTTAATCGCCGGTTTCCGCTCAGCATCATCCTGCGCTCTCTGCTCCTGCTGCCTTGGCTGCTACCCTTGCTGGTTTCGAGCACTGTCTGGCGCGGCATTCTCGACACCGACAGCGGCATCTTCAACGCGGCGCTCGAATCACTCGGGCTGTCTGCCATACCTTGGTTGACGAACCCAGATGTCGCGCTGCTGGCGGTGATCCTGGTCAACGTCTGGATCGGCATCCCATTCAACGTCGTCATCCTCTATTCGGGGCTCCAAGACATTCCGACCGAGTTGTACGAGGCCGCCTCTTTGGATGGCTCATCACGCGCGCAGACATTCTGGTGGATCACGCTTCCGATGCTTCGTCCGGTCGTGATGGTGGTCCTGCTGCTGGGTGTGATCTACACGGTCAAGGTATTGGATATCGTCCTGGCATTGACTGGCGGAGGCCCGGCGAACGCAACCCAGACACTGGCGCTGCAGGCGTACGAAGCGTCCTTCGTCAACTTCAACTTCGGCCTGGGTGCGGCGTTCGGCAACGTCCTCATCGTGATCTCACTCATCTTCGCGGCTGTCTATCTGCGTCTGAATCGGAAGGCGATGAACTCATGA
- a CDS encoding carbohydrate ABC transporter permease: protein MTTTMAHARTSPSLDRRSRLSPRQARRIGNTVLGFALVVAMLFPFYWMVNSSFAPTGTTLTRSIIPLEPTFDGYIKAFSQQGKALATSATIAVSSVVLCLAISAPAAFAVAHFRLRGIRLILGFILITQMIPGIIVANSLYTLYNSWGLLNSIPGLVLANATTSIPFAVLVMSAYMQALPRELIEAARVDGASYFRAFVSIVLPVSKNAIMTAAIFTFMDAWGDFLFALTLTTTDDVRPVTLSLYNYISSDYIEWNAVMATATLASIPALAFLLFAQKYIAAGTSSGALK from the coding sequence ATGACCACCACCATGGCGCATGCGAGAACGTCACCGTCCCTTGATCGGCGCAGCCGACTCAGTCCGCGCCAGGCAAGGCGCATCGGCAACACTGTCCTTGGTTTCGCCCTCGTGGTAGCGATGCTGTTCCCGTTCTACTGGATGGTCAACAGTTCATTCGCCCCTACCGGCACCACGTTGACCCGCAGCATCATTCCGCTCGAGCCGACCTTCGACGGTTATATCAAGGCGTTCTCCCAGCAGGGAAAGGCGCTCGCGACCAGCGCCACGATCGCGGTGAGTTCGGTCGTGCTATGCCTGGCCATCTCCGCACCGGCCGCGTTCGCCGTGGCGCACTTCCGATTACGAGGCATACGACTCATCCTCGGGTTCATCCTGATCACGCAGATGATCCCGGGCATCATCGTCGCCAACTCCCTGTACACCCTCTACAACTCGTGGGGTCTGCTCAATTCCATACCGGGGCTCGTCCTCGCGAACGCGACCACGAGCATTCCGTTCGCCGTGCTTGTCATGAGCGCTTATATGCAGGCCCTTCCCAGAGAGCTGATCGAAGCCGCCCGCGTCGACGGAGCCAGTTACTTTCGCGCGTTCGTGTCCATCGTGCTACCGGTCAGCAAGAACGCGATCATGACAGCCGCCATCTTCACCTTCATGGATGCATGGGGCGATTTCCTTTTCGCGCTCACACTGACCACGACCGACGACGTGCGACCGGTGACGCTGAGCTTGTACAACTACATCAGTTCCGACTACATCGAGTGGAATGCGGTGATGGCAACAGCGACACTTGCCTCCATCCCCGCTCTGGCATTCCTCCTTTTCGCCCAGAAATACATCGCGGCTGGCACGTCCTCGGGCGCGCTGAAGTGA